The following proteins come from a genomic window of Carassius auratus strain Wakin chromosome 18, ASM336829v1, whole genome shotgun sequence:
- the LOC113118409 gene encoding heat shock factor protein 1-like has translation MQENPGSIGVDGGYASNVPAFLTKLWTLVEDPETSHLICWSTTGTSFHVFDQGRFAKEVLPKYFKHNNMASFVRQLNMYGFRKVVNIEQSGLVKPERDDTEFQHLYFLQGHEHLLEHIKRKVSIVKSEDTKVRQEDLSKLLYEVQVLRSQQENMEMQMQDMKQQNDVLWREVVSLRQNHTQQQKVMNKLIQFLFSQMQSNTPSTVGMKRKLPLMLDDGSSTPPASKFSHSHSAESLPESFYIQSPSTESASCSTSNVMTGGPVISDVTEISQSSTMALQMQAEESREKCLMLIKEEPVSPGVQGRGEGVPLGSCEVCTEPPVLPVAMVQSVLEGRGSNLGERRAKRPMLERSEIPDGVENVDMSLEDLQLLLRSHQQSMETSAAAMDPFTFSLSLNEWNFTEMDPTLKSELANALIPAAVSQYMFQGQEMETFPTAGYEEQ, from the exons ATGCAGGAGAACCCGGGCTCTATAGGTGTGGATGGAGGATATGCCAGCAATGTACCTGCTTTCCTCACTAAACTCTGGACTCTTGTTGAGGACCCAGAGACCAGTCATCTGATTTGCTGGAGTACT ACGGGCACCAGCTTCCATGTTTTTGACCAGGGCAGGTTTGCCAAAGAGGTTCTGCCCAAATACTTCAAACACAATAACATGGCAAGCTTTGTGCGCCAGCTCAACATGT ACGGCTTCAGGAAGGTGGTGAATATTGAGCAGAGTGGGCTGGTGAAGCCCGAGCGAGATGACACCGAGTTCCAGCACCTCTATTTCCTCCAGGGTCACGAGCATCTGCTTGAACACATTAAGCGCAAG gtgtCAATAGTGAAGAGCGAGGACACCAAAGTGCGGCAGGAGGACTTGAGTAAGTTGTTGTATGAGGTGCAGGTGCTACGAAGCCAACAAGAGAACATGGAGATGCAGATGCAGGATATGAAACA GCAAAATGACGTTCTGTGGAGGGAGGTGGTGTCACTGAGGCAGAatcacacacagcagcagaaagTCATGAACAAG CTGATTCAGTTCCTGTTTAGCCAGATGCAGTCCAACACTCCCAGCACTGTGGGAATGAAGAGAAAGCT TCCTCTCATGCTGGATGATGGCAGCTCCACCCCTCCTGCCTCAAAATTCAGCCATAGCCACTCCGCAGAGTCCTTACCAGAATCTTTCTATATCCAGTCG CCATCCACAGAAAGTGCATCCTGCTCCACTAGCAATGTGATGACAGGAGGGCCAGTAATCTCTGATGTCACTGAAATCTCACAGTCCAGCACCATGGCTTTACAAATGCAGGCAGAGGAATCTCG AGAAAAGTGTCTGATGCTGATTAAGGAAGAGCCAGTGAGTCCTGGGGTGCAGGGACGCGGAGAGGGTGTACCACTCGGCTCCTGTGAGGTGTGCACTGAACCCCCCGTCCTCCCTGTTGCCATGGTGCAGTCCGTCCTAGAGGGCCGAGGATCTAATTTGGGAGAGAGAAGGGCCAAAAGACCCATGCTGGAGAg ATCAGAGATTCCTGATGGTGTGGAGAATGTTGACATGAGCCTGGAGGATTTACAGCTGCTTCTGAGGAGCCACCAGCAGAGCATGGAAACCAGTGCAGCAGCAATGGAT CCCTTCACATTTAGTCTATCTTTGAACGAGTGGAACTTCACAGAAATGGACCCGACACTGAAATCA gAGCTGGCTAATGCCCTCATCCCTGCTGCTGTGTCCCAGTACATGTTTCAGGGTCAGGAAATGGAGACGTTCCCCACTGCTGGCTATGAGGAGCAGTGA